The genomic interval TTTTAATAGATAAAATAGTAAACAGCGTAGAGCCAAGGCCAATCATGATCATGGTTTTTAATCCGGCTTGTTTGGCTCTTAATTCGCGTTCAATACCAATGAGTCCGCACAATAATATGGTCAGTAAAAACTTATATACCTCGCTTTGGGTTAAAAAGTGGTTGCCTTCAATAAATTCTTCCATGGTATCAAAAAGATAAAAAATCGCTTAAAGTTTTAAACTTTTATAAAGATATGGAAAGAACAAGCATAATGAGCAAGACTTAATAGAAGTCGTAACACCTTAAGCCATTGAATTTATTAAAACCGGAACTATTAGGGAAATACTTCTGATAACCGATACTAGCCTCTGTTGTACCATTGGTATTGGTATAATTTAATTTTGAAGTTGTCGCATCATGGCTGACACCTATTCTTAATTTCTCTCCGTTGTCACGTCCGGTAAAAATATCGAAGATCAGAGAAACTACAATCGCGTCGGGACCGCCTTCACCAGCCGTACGATACCAGAGACCAGAGTTCAGCCCTTTATATTTAAACTGCGCACCAGCACTCATAGAGGATACATTTCCCTGTTTATAATAGACCACTGAAGGAATTATATAAGACGCATCGTCCACACCATAAGTGTAATTCTGCGTCAATGCGATTCTGTAACTGGCATAACCGGTAAGCCGCATCGGCAGCTTTGCCTGTGCACCGCTAAAAGACTCATCCGGCTGGTTAATGTGATGTGAGGCTACACCAGCCATAAAATTTCCATACACCAGGTTGACCCCTGCCGCTGGATCAAAGAAGAATTTACTGGCCTGATTGGGTGGTTGTGCTGCACTGATACTTCCTGGGATATAACCAAGCCGGTTATCAATCTGGTCAGAGAATACCAATTTGCTCCAGTCAATCTGCCTGCTGGTAAACCCAGCCTGAATACCAAAAGAAAGGACAAAGTCATCTGTACCTACGCTATAAGAATAAGTAGCCGCAATATTATTTTTCACCAGAAAGGCAGTGCCTTCAGTGCTGCGGTTGAATTGTAAACCAACCCCGCCACCAAAATGCGGGATATTCAAATCGGCTGATGCATTGATATAGGAAAGCGTACCATTCAATCCTGTCCATTGATTCCGGTAAATCATATTCATTCTGAAATCTCCTTCAAACTGCCCGGTCAATGAAGGGTTGAGGTATAATGGTGCGTTAAAAAACTGAGAATAAATATGATCCTGGCCCAATGCAGCAATTGAACTGGCAAACAAGCATAACAGCAAAATAGAGGTTGATCTCAGTTTCATATTCCGGTTTATCTAATCAAGTGGATAATTCCTGTTCTTTTCGGTGCTGAAAAATCGTAAGTCATCCCTTTCCATTCCATCCCGTTAATGAACTCGACATCAATCTTCCAAAAGTATACGCCTTGCGGTACTGGCTCGCCCTTGAATAACCCGTCCCAGCCTTCAGCTGGCCGGCCTTCGTCGAGACTGGTTGTTTCCCATAAGTCTTGTCCCCATTTATTGAAAATACGCATGCGCCAGCTTTTAATCCCCGATCCTTTAGCCTTGTAAATCCGGAGTTCGGGTGTCTCATTACCTGGTATAAAGGAGTTAGGCAGAAATAAATAACCGGGTACGCCAACTATAGAAACTTTTTTGAAGGTGGTAGAAAAGCAGCCTTGTTGATTGGTTACTCTTAAAGTAACTACATAAGTTCCTGTATCCAGGTAGGTATGAGAAGGGCTTTTCAGGGTTGAAGTCTGTTTATCCCCAAAATCCCAAAGCCAGACTAATGGGGCCCCGGTACTCTCATCTTCAAACCGGAAGGTGTAATCCGGAATGTTAATTATAGTTGCAGGAGAGACGTTAAACCGGGCAACAGGAGGAGGGACAATGTGGATATAATCAGTCAATACCGAAGTATTGGAACAGCCCAGGGTATTGGTTGCTGTTAAAGTAACGGTATAAAATTCCTTGCTGCCATCGAAAGTATGTTTGGGCTCAAATTCGGCAGATGTCGTTCCATCCCCAAAGTCCCATAAATAACTGATCCCACCATTGCTGGTATTTTTAAATTGTACAACAAGCCCCGGACAACCTGAAAGCAGATCACCGGTAAAGGCTACACCTGGCTGAGGAAGCACTTTAATAGTTTCAGTAGTTGTAGTGTCAGAACATCCGTTTGAAGCCGTCAGCTTCACTGTAAATGTTCCGGGTGCAGTAAAAGTATGTGTTACAACTTCAGGTGCGGAACGGGTAATCAAAGTGCTTCCGTCCCCAAAATCATATTGAAAACTGCTTGCCCCTTTACTATTGTTATAAAAGTTAACCTTTAAAGGTGCACAACCTTCTTTTTCATCTGCATTTACAACCAATTCAGGTAAAATGGTATTGGGGGAAACCCGGATCGTATAAGAAGTTTCTTCCCTTCCGCATTCATTCTGAGCAACCATTTTTACCACGTAATTTTTGACAGCACCAGTAGTGTAAGTATGTTCCACAGGTGATTTGTCAGTTTTGGTCAGCAATGTCCCGTCTCCGAAATCATAATAATAGGTATTGGTCCCTCCGGGAGAAGTATTGCTGAAAGTTACCTTCATCGGAGAGCAGCCCACCGTTTTATCAGGAGAGAATAAGGCAATGGGCCTGGCCTTTACAAATACGCCCGAAACCACGGTAACCTTGCCGCACGAAGTGGTTGCAGTCAGCGAAACTTTATAAGTGGTATCCCTGCCCAGCGGATGTGGCTGGAAGGTAACCTGTCCGGGCATAACCTGTGTTGTGGTTACCCCATTTCCAAAATCCCAGAAAAAAGTCGCATTGGTCAAAGAAGTAGAGGTATTGATGAAATTGACTTTCAGCGGGCCGCAACCCTCAGTAGCACTTTGGGTAAAAGCAGGAAGGACATTCTGAATCGTACTAAAAGTATGGCTGAATTCATCCTGCGTACAACCCAGGCTACTGGTTACAACCAGTTTAATCACAACCGAAGCATTACTGATTGTCATTGTATACCCAGGAAAGTCGCTGCCTGTGCCAATTTGCACCCCGTCCGCATACCAGGTATAAGTAGCGTTGCGGTCAGGATAAGTAACTGCCGTTATATTTAAAACAAAGGGAATACAGCCGTTATCTGCCGTAAAGGTATATTCAGCTTTCGCATTTGGTTTGATTGTAATTTTTACCGAAGGACTGATACTTTGTAAAGCTCCGTTACAAGCTTGTGTACTTACTATACGTCTGTAAAAAGTGGTGGCGGTTAAAGCTTGAGATATATACCCTGAAAATACAGCTCCGCTGATGTCTGTCCATATGGCATTATCGGTACTGGATTGCCACTGATAGTTAAAACGACCATCAGATCCGGTGGGTGTGCTGCCAGTCAAAGCAGCCGGTATTAATCCGGTACAGATCGTTTGATCGGCAGCAATTGTATTATTGCCGATTGGTGGCTGGGCAATCACCCGGATCACATTACTCAGCACAGGACAGGGGCCGCTGGTTACCGTTCTGCGGAAGCTTAAAGTCGCTAAGAGTTTGAAGTTTAAATCTTTGGAGGTCTGACCACTGATCACATTCCAGGTAGCTCCATTGTCGGCACTGCTTTCCCAGAGATAAGTATAAGTTCCGGTTCCTCCGGTTGGGGTATCACCTGTGATGTCAATCGTTTGTCCGTAGCAAACCTCAGTACTGGTGCTGGTAATGGTATTGCTGATTGGCAAGAGATTATTGATTGTGACTTCTGCCATCGTTGGTGTACAATTTGCGGCACCTCTGATGGTCCATCTGAGTACATAAGTCTGGCCCGGGATGAGCCCGGTGACTGATGTTTGCGGGTTTGACGGATCAGCAATGACCAGCGTTCCGGATACTGCAGACCATTGTCCCGTTTCTCCTGCTTTAGGAGTATTTCCGGCAAGCAATGTACTTGCTTTTGCGCATAAAGTCTGTGCAGGCCCTGCATTGGCAATCGTAATTGCTGCATCAACCTTGACAGTAATGGTGATTGGTGTTCCCTGGCAGCCTGTTGCAGAAACAGGGGTGATTATATAAGTTACTGTTCCCTGCACAGCCCCGCTGTTCACTAAAACATCCTGGATCGCAGTAACCGCAATTGGAACGGCTTGATTTGTATTGCCGGCAATGCCAGCAGTGGCAGTACTTGTCCAGGTATATTTAGTGTTCGCCATTGTGGAGCTGAGTGTAATTCCAGCGGCTTCATTCCCGCAGATTACAGGTTGGGCTACGGTAGCTGTGACCACTGGTATAGGCGTAACTGTTACGGTAAAAGTATAAGGAACGCCATCACACCCATTGCTTTTAGGTGTAATCGTATAGATGACAATAGCATTGGTTGTGGCATTGGTGTTGGTGATGACCTGATTAATTGGGCCGGATCCCGAGGGTGTAAATCCCCTGGCCATTCC from Pedobacter sp. WC2423 carries:
- a CDS encoding PKD domain-containing protein translates to MRKILTLFFALFLSIISFHSNAQLTLGTVDGGPYTTGSSISATFNIGESSCIKIGNTFSLVLVNAAGNEVTLGTYNGFYSTFVNGVIPAGTLAGTGYKLRVKSSNPALSSDLSAAFEIKAGTPVTASLNAVASVISQNPRTFGSCNGTDNTNYNFTNESTADQVTATITNELNPGAPTTLTYPAANNVNTFTAGLAHYTIFVKAKSPDGNIGTQAYLLINNLAVTAFKTTSSNTVCFPVGSFAYGVDVSKSDGIGANFPGNTYKIDWGDGDSNEYTFCDIKSNGSSVQHTFKKSSCGLTYTSGNQVTYNAFGVNVGVNSPYCGPIGTPISTTARVVSRPENKFSAPAVVCINDHIAVTNQSTAGQNPNSNSSGCTDNLVFYTWYVDNVAVYVDKPVSFTPDFVFTTKGPHKIRLSARSAGSCQPEDVEQIICVQDPPKPNFTLGNAVICLTPGTLTPVNTTVLDNTCVNASPVYTWTVTPAAGVTFDANTATPQFKFTQTGIYEVKLAVQSGTCTVLSAPQKIVVNTQPQATLSPDITLCATGNYIFNPNPGPTQTTLSGTAEEISGTYTWTVASTGNYTFVSPDGPNSKYPTLNFADYATYTVTLTHTNNCGTVTRTQKITLSKSPKPEITAAANPVCYNSAISLTGTIMDRNPNTTFVWVGNGGVFSAPDNLITTYTPTAAERNAGVATVILRVQTGLPAPCASVETNLSVQIYPNNTGTNTTQNICSGQAASHTPVSSVTGSTFTWTAANADGMARGFTPSGSGPINQVITNTNATTNAIVIYTITPKSNGCDGVPYTFTVTVTPIPVVTATVAQPVICGNEAAGITLSSTMANTKYTWTSTATAGIAGNTNQAVPIAVTAIQDVLVNSGAVQGTVTYIITPVSATGCQGTPITITVKVDAAITIANAGPAQTLCAKASTLLAGNTPKAGETGQWSAVSGTLVIADPSNPQTSVTGLIPGQTYVLRWTIRGAANCTPTMAEVTINNLLPISNTITSTSTEVCYGQTIDITGDTPTGGTGTYTYLWESSADNGATWNVISGQTSKDLNFKLLATLSFRRTVTSGPCPVLSNVIRVIAQPPIGNNTIAADQTICTGLIPAALTGSTPTGSDGRFNYQWQSSTDNAIWTDISGAVFSGYISQALTATTFYRRIVSTQACNGALQSISPSVKITIKPNAKAEYTFTADNGCIPFVLNITAVTYPDRNATYTWYADGVQIGTGSDFPGYTMTISNASVVIKLVVTSSLGCTQDEFSHTFSTIQNVLPAFTQSATEGCGPLKVNFINTSTSLTNATFFWDFGNGVTTTQVMPGQVTFQPHPLGRDTTYKVSLTATTSCGKVTVVSGVFVKARPIALFSPDKTVGCSPMKVTFSNTSPGGTNTYYYDFGDGTLLTKTDKSPVEHTYTTGAVKNYVVKMVAQNECGREETSYTIRVSPNTILPELVVNADEKEGCAPLKVNFYNNSKGASSFQYDFGDGSTLITRSAPEVVTHTFTAPGTFTVKLTASNGCSDTTTTETIKVLPQPGVAFTGDLLSGCPGLVVQFKNTSNGGISYLWDFGDGTTSAEFEPKHTFDGSKEFYTVTLTATNTLGCSNTSVLTDYIHIVPPPVARFNVSPATIINIPDYTFRFEDESTGAPLVWLWDFGDKQTSTLKSPSHTYLDTGTYVVTLRVTNQQGCFSTTFKKVSIVGVPGYLFLPNSFIPGNETPELRIYKAKGSGIKSWRMRIFNKWGQDLWETTSLDEGRPAEGWDGLFKGEPVPQGVYFWKIDVEFINGMEWKGMTYDFSAPKRTGIIHLIR
- a CDS encoding PorP/SprF family type IX secretion system membrane protein, with protein sequence MKLRSTSILLLCLFASSIAALGQDHIYSQFFNAPLYLNPSLTGQFEGDFRMNMIYRNQWTGLNGTLSYINASADLNIPHFGGGVGLQFNRSTEGTAFLVKNNIAATYSYSVGTDDFVLSFGIQAGFTSRQIDWSKLVFSDQIDNRLGYIPGSISAAQPPNQASKFFFDPAAGVNLVYGNFMAGVASHHINQPDESFSGAQAKLPMRLTGYASYRIALTQNYTYGVDDASYIIPSVVYYKQGNVSSMSAGAQFKYKGLNSGLWYRTAGEGGPDAIVVSLIFDIFTGRDNGEKLRIGVSHDATTSKLNYTNTNGTTEASIGYQKYFPNSSGFNKFNGLRCYDFY